One part of the Neosynechococcus sphagnicola sy1 genome encodes these proteins:
- a CDS encoding ABC transporter permease subunit encodes MTRPLTPANQAPGRVSWTWQDGLLLLAILALILAIVKIADQFQGSYDTNLKISTDLSVLPGYTAQTLVRMLVAYGLSLGFTLIYAYAAYRSKVAALVLLPLLDILQSIPVLSFLPGVVLALIALFPGQRIGVEIAAILLIFTGMTWNMTFSFYQSLTSIPRELQEAAKIYRLNGWQRFWTLELPAGVIGLVWNSVMSVAGGGFF; translated from the coding sequence ATGACTCGACCCCTTACCCCTGCTAACCAAGCGCCAGGACGGGTTAGCTGGACCTGGCAAGATGGACTGCTGCTGCTGGCGATTTTGGCCTTGATTCTGGCAATTGTCAAAATCGCCGATCAGTTCCAGGGCAGCTATGACACCAACCTGAAAATTTCCACCGATCTCAGCGTGTTGCCGGGATATACGGCTCAAACCCTGGTACGAATGCTGGTGGCCTATGGCTTGTCCTTGGGATTTACCCTGATCTATGCCTACGCTGCCTACCGTTCCAAAGTCGCAGCCTTGGTGCTCTTACCGCTGCTGGATATTTTGCAATCGATTCCAGTCTTGTCCTTTCTCCCAGGGGTAGTGCTGGCGCTGATTGCCCTGTTCCCTGGACAGCGTATTGGGGTAGAGATTGCAGCGATTTTGCTGATTTTTACCGGCATGACTTGGAACATGACCTTTAGTTTTTATCAATCCCTGACCAGCATTCCCCGCGAACTTCAGGAAGCTGCCAAAATCTATCGTCTGAATGGCTGGCAACGCTTCTGGACCTTGGAGTTACCCGCTGGGGTGATTGGCTTGGTGTGGAATAGTGTGATGTCGGTAGCGGGGGGTGGTTTTTTCTGA
- a CDS encoding ATP-binding protein, with translation MGNLRIQGDGIKIELVLYEVLAAACRRSLPKGRIDIWPRLPEPTWLELSITDNGTIEPRLIADLMSGRSADLLAPSTLDHPPGLHLMICQALLKQMGGELNFYKIEDGRILTRLMLPVPVD, from the coding sequence ATGGGGAATCTCCGCATTCAGGGAGACGGGATCAAGATTGAGCTGGTGCTCTACGAAGTATTGGCCGCTGCTTGCCGCCGCTCCCTCCCCAAAGGGCGGATTGACATCTGGCCCCGATTGCCGGAACCCACCTGGCTCGAACTCTCGATCACAGACAATGGCACCATCGAACCCCGGCTGATTGCTGACCTCATGTCCGGACGATCTGCTGACTTGCTGGCACCATCGACCCTCGATCATCCGCCGGGTTTACATCTGATGATCTGTCAAGCCCTGCTGAAGCAGATGGGAGGAGAACTCAACTTTTACAAAATTGAAGATGGTCGGATTTTGACCCGCCTGATGTTGCCCGTCCCAGTTGATTGA
- a CDS encoding nitrate/sulfonate/bicarbonate ABC transporter ATP-binding protein, with protein sequence MVTQSLTDPLITLQGVTKSYRQPNGQEVIILEPIHLMLRPGEIVALLGPSGSGKSTLMRMIAGLIPPTSGQVLYHDRPLVGLNPGVAIVFQSFALYPWLTVLENVELGLKAKGEPAAPRRQKALKMIDVIGLDGFENAYPKELSGGMRQRVGFARALAVEPELLCMDEPFSALDVLTAENLRFELLDLWLERRIPTRSILIVTHGIEEAVILADRIVVLGRNPGRIRADLPVTLPHYRDRKSPAFQALVDQVYKILTHPDLQEIEPPAPVSTPHEPSPEPTKYQSLPSVRIGSIAGFLELLEDRQGDLYRLAQEFLMEVDDMLPIVEAAQFLDLVAVREGDISLSSVGQQFISSGIDERKHIVRTQLLAHIRLVQQIYRLLQAKRDQRLPEELILDILEPHFTAKEAQRQFNTAIDWGRYAELYSYDEPSGEIFLEAATTPELVVTNP encoded by the coding sequence ATGGTCACCCAATCACTAACCGATCCTTTGATTACCTTGCAAGGGGTGACAAAGTCCTATCGACAACCCAATGGTCAAGAAGTCATTATCCTGGAACCGATTCACTTGATGCTGCGCCCTGGGGAAATTGTGGCCCTCTTGGGGCCATCGGGTTCCGGCAAGTCCACCCTGATGCGGATGATTGCAGGCTTAATTCCCCCCACCTCTGGCCAGGTGCTCTACCACGATCGCCCCTTGGTGGGCTTAAATCCAGGGGTGGCAATTGTCTTTCAAAGCTTTGCACTTTACCCTTGGTTAACCGTCCTAGAAAACGTAGAGTTGGGCCTCAAAGCCAAGGGAGAACCGGCAGCGCCGCGGCGGCAAAAAGCCTTGAAGATGATCGATGTCATCGGTCTGGATGGCTTTGAAAATGCCTATCCCAAGGAACTGTCTGGGGGCATGCGCCAGCGGGTGGGCTTTGCCCGCGCCCTGGCCGTGGAACCTGAGCTGCTGTGTATGGATGAACCCTTTTCAGCCCTGGATGTGCTGACCGCTGAGAACCTCCGGTTTGAGCTTTTGGATCTGTGGCTAGAACGGCGGATTCCCACCCGGTCGATTTTAATTGTTACCCACGGGATTGAGGAAGCGGTGATTCTAGCAGATCGCATCGTGGTGCTGGGGCGGAATCCCGGCCGGATTCGCGCCGATCTGCCCGTGACCTTACCCCATTACCGCGATCGTAAGAGTCCGGCTTTTCAGGCATTGGTGGATCAGGTTTATAAAATTCTCACCCATCCTGATCTTCAGGAAATTGAACCCCCTGCTCCGGTTTCGACCCCCCATGAACCAAGCCCGGAACCTACCAAATATCAGTCCCTGCCATCGGTACGCATTGGCTCCATTGCGGGTTTCTTGGAACTCCTAGAAGACCGCCAAGGCGATCTCTACCGGCTAGCCCAGGAGTTCTTGATGGAAGTGGATGACATGCTGCCGATTGTGGAAGCCGCCCAATTTCTGGACTTAGTGGCCGTGCGGGAAGGTGATATCAGTCTTAGCTCGGTGGGCCAGCAATTTATCAGCAGTGGCATTGACGAGCGCAAACACATTGTCCGTACCCAACTCCTTGCCCATATTCGACTGGTACAGCAAATTTATCGTCTCCTCCAGGCCAAGCGGGATCAACGTCTGCCGGAAGAATTAATTCTGGATATCCTAGAACCCCATTTCACGGCCAAGGAAGCCCAGCGGCAATTTAACACCGCCATTGACTGGGGGCGATATGCCGAGCTCTACAGCTATGATGAACCGTCCGGTGAAATTTTCCTTGAAGCTGCAACAACTCCCGAACTGGTTGTAACCAACCCCTAG